From Selenomonadales bacterium, one genomic window encodes:
- the hutH gene encoding histidine ammonia-lyase translates to MKVTISGDSLTLAEIRAVSRERAPVSLGPGTPERIDAARRLVDAYVQEGRPVYGITTGFGKFAEVSISREQTAALQRNLIVSHACGVGPPLPTETVRALMLLRANALAKGFSGVRMSTVESLLAMLNAGVHPIVPAQGSLGASGDLAPLAHVVLVMIGEGEAEVDGQVMSGREALATRNITPIALAAKEGLALINGTQAMAANLSLAVLDALTALKASFITASLSHQALRGITAAFDARLCAVRPHPTQAQAAEVMRTLLLGSTLVTLPGEVRVQDAYALRCIPQVHGACWHALAHVANTLLIECNSATDNPLVFPADGEVISGGNFHGEFLALAADYLALAVAELANISERRIERLVNPQLSGLPAFLTRHGGLNSGLMITQYTAAALVSENKVLSHPASVDSIPSSANQEDHVSMGGVACRKVRQIAENTMRVLGIELLAACQAIDLQAGGELSPASSLAYDCLRRVVPTLKEDRVLYPDLNAAYALLQSGELQAEVERFTGELVRLSSEQ, encoded by the coding sequence ATGAAGGTAACTATTTCCGGAGATTCCCTGACGCTCGCCGAGATTAGGGCCGTCAGCCGCGAGCGCGCGCCGGTGTCGCTTGGCCCCGGCACGCCAGAGCGCATTGATGCCGCGCGGCGCTTAGTCGACGCGTACGTACAAGAGGGCCGCCCGGTCTATGGGATTACGACCGGCTTCGGTAAGTTTGCCGAAGTGTCCATCAGTCGTGAGCAGACGGCTGCCCTACAGCGCAACCTTATCGTCAGCCACGCTTGCGGAGTCGGGCCGCCTCTGCCGACCGAGACGGTGCGTGCGCTGATGCTGCTGCGCGCGAATGCGCTGGCGAAAGGATTTTCCGGCGTGCGCATGAGTACAGTCGAGAGCCTGCTGGCCATGCTCAATGCGGGTGTTCACCCCATTGTGCCCGCCCAAGGGTCATTAGGGGCAAGCGGGGACCTCGCGCCTTTAGCGCACGTTGTGCTCGTGATGATTGGCGAGGGCGAAGCAGAAGTTGACGGCCAAGTCATGTCGGGCCGGGAAGCACTTGCTACTCGTAACATAACTCCTATCGCTTTGGCAGCCAAAGAAGGCCTCGCCCTAATTAACGGCACACAGGCCATGGCCGCGAATCTTAGCCTCGCCGTTTTGGATGCCCTTACGGCCCTTAAAGCCAGCTTTATTACCGCGAGCCTTAGTCACCAGGCTTTGCGCGGCATTACCGCCGCTTTTGACGCGCGCCTCTGTGCCGTGCGCCCGCACCCGACACAAGCGCAGGCGGCCGAGGTGATGCGCACGTTGCTGCTTGGCAGCACGCTTGTCACCCTACCGGGAGAGGTGCGTGTGCAGGATGCATACGCGCTAAGGTGTATCCCGCAGGTGCATGGGGCGTGTTGGCACGCGCTCGCGCACGTGGCCAACACTCTCCTTATCGAGTGCAACTCCGCGACCGATAATCCACTGGTTTTCCCGGCCGACGGCGAAGTTATTTCCGGCGGCAATTTCCACGGCGAATTTCTGGCGCTGGCCGCGGATTACCTCGCGCTGGCTGTGGCCGAACTCGCGAACATCTCCGAGCGCAGGATAGAGCGCCTGGTTAACCCGCAGCTTTCGGGACTCCCTGCCTTCCTGACACGGCACGGCGGCCTTAACTCGGGCCTAATGATTACTCAGTACACAGCGGCGGCATTAGTATCTGAGAACAAAGTACTAAGTCACCCTGCGAGTGTGGACTCCATTCCTTCAAGCGCTAATCAGGAGGATCATGTGAGCATGGGTGGGGTGGCTTGCCGCAAAGTGCGCCAAATTGCCGAGAACACTATGCGCGTGCTAGGCATCGAGTTATTGGCCGCCTGCCAGGCGATAGACTTACAGGCAGGTGGCGAGTTATCTCCCGCGAGCAGCCTAGCCTACGACTGCCTACGGCGAGTCGTACCTACGCTTAAAGAAGACCGCGTCCTGTACCCCGACCTTAACGCCGCCTACGCTCTCCTGCAGTCCGGTGAACTACAGGCAGAGGTAGA
- the ftsH gene encoding ATP-dependent zinc metalloprotease FtsH, producing the protein MSLHLNRNLRTASMYLLVILIGLSLIQYFAARTAAPRELTYGEFFALVETGEVRTADQVGSTVTGELRDGTKYRTIVPPDDEELIPLLRANTQYSYRPPAEPPWWTTLLSYGLMFAAFAGIWYFFMQQSQSGGNKVMSFGKSRAKLHSEARRRITFADVAGYEEVKEELDEIVQFLKNPKKFSEIGARIPKGVMLYGPPGTGKTWLARAVAGEAGVPFFSISGSEFVEMFVGVGASRVRDTFDQAKKSAPAIVFIDEIDAVGRQRGAGLGGGHDEREQTLNQLLVEMDGFEGNEGVIIMAATNRPDILDPALLRPGRFDRQVTVGRPDVREREAILKVHTRNKPLAPEVRLAVLAGLTPGFTAADLENLVNEGALLAARQDRRTIAMGDLEEAIHRVIAGPKKKSRVISEHEKKVFAYHEAGHALSRYLTPGSDPVHLVSIIPRGMAGGYVISLPTEDRFVMTKTEILDNVTYALAGRVAEQLVFNEISTGAQDDLDKSTRMVRRMIMEYGMSEELGPVTYGEKEEQVFLGRDISRHRNFSETVAHSIDREVRRIVDRCYHRAEEILKNNRDKLDLIVNALLERETLKGEEFEMLLKTGSLPPLVEA; encoded by the coding sequence ATGAGCTTACATTTGAATCGAAATCTTAGAACCGCCAGCATGTATCTGTTGGTGATACTCATCGGGTTATCACTAATTCAATATTTCGCCGCGCGCACCGCAGCGCCGCGCGAGCTTACCTATGGCGAGTTCTTTGCCTTGGTCGAGACAGGCGAGGTGCGCACGGCCGACCAGGTAGGGAGCACCGTCACGGGGGAACTCAGAGATGGGACAAAGTATCGCACCATCGTCCCGCCTGACGATGAGGAGCTCATTCCATTGCTGCGCGCTAATACGCAGTACAGCTATCGCCCACCTGCGGAACCACCGTGGTGGACAACCCTGCTGTCCTATGGGCTGATGTTTGCTGCATTCGCCGGCATTTGGTACTTCTTTATGCAGCAGTCGCAGTCCGGCGGCAACAAAGTAATGAGCTTTGGCAAATCGCGCGCAAAACTGCACAGCGAAGCCCGCAGACGCATTACTTTCGCCGATGTGGCGGGGTATGAAGAAGTAAAAGAAGAACTCGACGAAATCGTCCAGTTCCTTAAGAACCCTAAGAAATTTAGCGAAATTGGGGCTCGTATACCTAAAGGCGTAATGTTATACGGGCCTCCGGGTACCGGTAAGACATGGCTGGCCAGAGCCGTAGCGGGAGAAGCCGGCGTTCCCTTCTTCAGTATTTCCGGCTCCGAGTTTGTAGAGATGTTTGTGGGTGTGGGCGCCTCCCGCGTCCGCGACACGTTTGACCAGGCAAAAAAGAGCGCGCCGGCAATCGTGTTTATCGACGAGATTGATGCGGTAGGCAGGCAGCGCGGCGCCGGGCTTGGCGGCGGGCATGACGAGCGCGAACAGACGCTTAACCAACTGCTCGTAGAAATGGACGGCTTTGAGGGCAACGAAGGGGTTATCATCATGGCGGCCACTAACCGGCCCGACATCCTCGACCCCGCCTTACTGCGTCCCGGCCGTTTCGACCGGCAGGTGACTGTTGGTCGCCCTGACGTCAGGGAACGCGAAGCCATCCTCAAGGTGCATACGCGCAACAAACCCCTAGCCCCCGAGGTAAGGCTCGCGGTGCTAGCTGGACTAACGCCAGGGTTTACCGCCGCCGACCTCGAGAACCTTGTCAACGAAGGCGCGTTGTTAGCCGCCCGTCAGGACAGGCGCACTATCGCCATGGGAGACCTCGAAGAAGCCATTCACCGCGTGATTGCCGGGCCAAAGAAGAAGTCCCGCGTAATTTCCGAGCACGAGAAGAAGGTCTTTGCCTACCACGAGGCAGGCCACGCGCTAAGCCGCTACCTCACGCCGGGCTCCGACCCTGTGCACCTCGTCAGCATCATCCCGCGCGGCATGGCCGGCGGTTACGTCATCTCTTTGCCGACGGAAGACCGCTTCGTTATGACCAAGACAGAGATACTAGACAACGTCACCTATGCCTTGGCCGGTCGTGTGGCCGAACAGCTGGTGTTTAACGAGATTTCCACCGGGGCACAAGACGACCTCGACAAGTCCACCCGCATGGTGCGGCGCATGATTATGGAATACGGCATGAGCGAAGAGCTAGGCCCCGTCACTTACGGCGAGAAAGAAGAGCAGGTGTTCCTAGGGCGCGACATCTCGCGTCACCGCAACTTTAGCGAAACCGTCGCGCACAGCATCGACCGCGAGGTGCGGCGCATCGTTGACCGCTGCTACCACCGGGCGGAGGAAATTCTAAAAAACAATCGCGATAAACTAGACCTAATAGTCAACGCCCTGCTAGAGCGCGAGACGCTCAAGGGTGAAGAGTTTGAGATGCTGCTCAAGACTGGCTCCTTGCCACCGTTAGTTGAAGCCTAA
- the hpt gene encoding hypoxanthine phosphoribosyltransferase codes for MQQLDLRVLIPRQDIAAKVQEMGEAVSRDYHGQEVLLVVVLRGAALFAADLCRHISTDVVLDFIAVSSYGSSTSTSGVVRFLKDLDESVEGRHVLVVEDIVDTGLTLTYLIENLKSRRPMSLKTCALLDKPSRRRVNIRPDYVGFTIDDLFVVGYGLDWDQRYRHLPDICIHQEGSGSI; via the coding sequence ATGCAACAACTAGATTTGCGCGTGCTTATCCCGCGCCAAGACATTGCCGCCAAAGTGCAGGAGATGGGCGAAGCCGTAAGCCGCGACTACCACGGGCAAGAAGTATTGCTGGTAGTAGTGCTGCGCGGCGCGGCGCTGTTTGCCGCCGACCTGTGCCGCCATATCTCTACGGATGTCGTGCTGGACTTTATCGCCGTTTCAAGCTATGGGTCGTCTACCTCCACCTCCGGCGTCGTGAGATTCCTAAAGGACCTCGATGAATCGGTAGAGGGGAGACACGTGCTGGTGGTGGAAGACATTGTGGACACAGGGCTTACCCTCACTTACTTGATTGAGAACCTTAAGTCCCGTCGCCCAATGAGCCTAAAGACCTGTGCTCTGCTAGACAAGCCTAGCCGCAGGCGCGTCAATATACGCCCAGATTACGTCGGTTTCACGATAGACGACCTGTTTGTCGTCGGATACGGGCTAGACTGGGACCAGCGCTATCGCCACCTGCCGGATATCTGCATCCACCAGGAGGGGTCAGGCTCAATATAG
- the tilS gene encoding tRNA lysidine(34) synthetase TilS, translating to MERTKARADVAQAVRQFVAEQSIISHGDHLLVGVSGGADSVALLLCLCELAAPLAVKLTVAHLNHGLRGQAADEDAHFVADLCARLAIPVMIGKVDVAARRKESHESLQQAARAERFRFFAAICREQGQNKIALAHHQGDQVETILLNLIRGTGLQGLAGMKPLERGLFGLTLIRPLLSVDRVDILAFLAERGQGYREDYTNLDTKYRRNLVRHEVLPLLSGINSDVAGALLRVGDHARAADDYISLQAASPWQESYRSLPYGTGLRADVLLACHRALGARLLAWAYAKEREGEGDLETVHIEACRRLLNSQTGRRIHLPGHITALRTRDCLVFYRERREPDTPFELELTLPGEVTLPDGSTLTAEPVEHLPAGYPPPSAPVAYVAGLNHLLKVRNRRPGDTYIPLGASGHKKLKRSMSEAEIPLPWRDRLPVVVADGRVVWVPGLRIAEEFRVPETRLGYVFKLTYLHGGKNTCNN from the coding sequence ATGGAAAGGACTAAAGCACGTGCGGACGTAGCGCAGGCGGTAAGGCAGTTTGTCGCGGAGCAGAGTATCATCAGCCATGGCGACCACCTGCTCGTCGGAGTCTCCGGCGGGGCAGACTCAGTCGCCTTGTTGCTGTGCCTCTGCGAACTTGCCGCGCCCTTGGCTGTTAAGCTAACCGTTGCGCATCTTAATCACGGGTTGCGAGGGCAAGCGGCAGATGAAGATGCGCACTTTGTGGCTGATTTGTGCGCCCGCTTGGCAATCCCGGTAATGATAGGCAAAGTTGACGTAGCCGCGCGACGCAAAGAGAGTCATGAATCCCTGCAGCAGGCGGCGCGTGCGGAGCGCTTTCGCTTCTTTGCCGCAATCTGTCGCGAACAAGGACAGAATAAAATTGCGTTGGCCCACCATCAGGGGGACCAAGTCGAAACAATACTCCTTAACCTGATTCGGGGCACCGGCCTGCAGGGACTTGCCGGCATGAAGCCGCTTGAGCGCGGACTTTTTGGCCTTACGCTTATTCGCCCTCTGCTCTCTGTCGACAGAGTGGATATTCTGGCTTTTTTGGCGGAGCGTGGGCAAGGATATAGGGAGGATTACACAAACTTAGATACCAAGTACCGCCGCAATCTGGTGCGCCACGAGGTTTTGCCGCTGCTTAGCGGGATAAACAGTGACGTAGCGGGAGCCCTGCTTAGGGTGGGGGACCACGCCCGCGCGGCCGACGACTATATCTCTCTGCAGGCAGCTTCGCCTTGGCAGGAGTCGTATCGGTCGTTGCCCTATGGCACGGGGTTGCGGGCGGATGTTCTGCTCGCTTGCCATCGCGCGCTCGGAGCGCGTCTGCTCGCGTGGGCATACGCAAAGGAGCGCGAGGGGGAGGGTGACCTAGAGACCGTGCATATTGAAGCGTGCCGGAGGCTGCTTAACAGCCAGACCGGGCGCAGAATCCACTTGCCGGGCCATATTACCGCACTGCGCACGCGCGACTGCCTTGTGTTCTATCGCGAGCGGCGCGAGCCGGACACGCCTTTTGAGCTAGAGCTGACCCTGCCCGGCGAGGTGACTTTGCCGGACGGCAGCACGCTTACGGCGGAGCCGGTGGAGCATCTGCCGGCAGGCTACCCGCCGCCCTCTGCCCCGGTGGCTTATGTTGCCGGATTAAATCATTTGCTTAAGGTGCGAAACCGCCGGCCCGGCGACACGTACATACCTTTAGGAGCGTCAGGACATAAGAAGCTCAAGCGGTCCATGAGTGAGGCCGAGATTCCCTTGCCCTGGCGGGATAGGCTCCCTGTCGTCGTCGCCGACGGCAGGGTGGTGTGGGTGCCTGGGCTCCGCATTGCCGAGGAATTTCGCGTGCCGGAAACTAGATTAGGGTACGTATTTAAGTTAACGTACCTGCATGGGGGGAAGAATACATGCAACAACTAG
- the spoIIE gene encoding stage II sporulation protein E, whose protein sequence is MQANAMRASVAAVNNMLVLPKSWRAGLSRMAPLWALGFFLARAEVYGELSPFALSFLAAVRLALPGSEWLTGGFLTLGVLWRGGFMATVMFMATILAYIACEKSMVAARSSVLRAGFAGLAVIVVRIPLFLWQTPTLFEGIVTLLEAGLTAVLALVFFHAVKIVGTASSTRSWRTEEMLSLAITGGILALGLGGVYVGGMSLRGVALNYVVLLAAYTGGATWGAAAGGAVPFVAYFGHPLSLSFVGAYTFAGLAGGALREWRKAGVILGFFAATAVTAASMGGRDYIWRMLLGVGVAGILLVLTARGTCSKIYRLLPLAAREETDPAPTYSARLQQLAGQRLSDLCAVFTELSETFSEPAHASRSPDQTEAAHKLMERLACDVCEECQGKQMCWDKEFYKTYQDMLGLLAFTDAHGQISMEHLPPHLRRRCQRPRELIRCVNSLAELCRQGLYWERRASDTRRLVGIQLQGVAKIMAALSRDLNLSVEYLRDIEERIIRELAAQGIYSPQVEVVKSQNGRIGVSITKHACGNGENHCAAVLVPLVTSLVGRQVSREGRCASLQRKTKCSVHLSTAHVLATETGIAQLAASPKISGDSYRVTEIIGGKLALMVSDGMGNGPLAHQESRTVVNLLEQMLRAGFDKEVTVQTINSVLSLRSHAETFATLDMALVDLYNGNVEVVKIGASSSYLRRGDRVEVIRADSLPAGILANIEVETRKLTFQRGDIYVLVSDGVLEGQQGIADKEEWLCRILRQAALEKAQDLAEYILNRAKNNLGGSIPDDMTVVVLRVLDKTVSIPLVG, encoded by the coding sequence TTGCAGGCTAACGCGATGCGGGCATCTGTAGCGGCAGTAAACAACATGCTTGTTCTGCCAAAGTCCTGGCGGGCGGGACTAAGCCGTATGGCACCGCTGTGGGCCTTGGGCTTCTTTCTCGCGCGTGCCGAGGTTTATGGGGAGTTGTCGCCATTTGCGCTTAGTTTCCTCGCGGCTGTGCGCCTGGCCTTGCCGGGCAGCGAATGGCTGACAGGAGGGTTTCTTACCCTTGGTGTGCTGTGGCGAGGCGGCTTTATGGCCACAGTGATGTTTATGGCTACCATTCTCGCCTATATCGCCTGTGAAAAATCCATGGTCGCGGCACGCAGCAGCGTCTTGCGTGCGGGCTTTGCCGGCCTGGCGGTGATAGTCGTTAGAATCCCTTTGTTTTTGTGGCAGACACCCACACTGTTTGAGGGCATAGTGACCCTGCTGGAAGCGGGCCTCACCGCGGTGTTAGCCTTAGTCTTCTTTCACGCCGTCAAGATTGTAGGGACGGCAAGTTCTACCCGCAGCTGGCGGACGGAAGAAATGTTGTCTTTAGCCATTACAGGCGGCATTCTGGCTTTGGGACTCGGCGGAGTGTATGTCGGTGGGATGTCTCTCAGGGGCGTAGCACTAAACTACGTCGTGCTACTCGCGGCCTACACAGGCGGTGCCACGTGGGGTGCAGCCGCAGGCGGAGCCGTGCCGTTCGTCGCTTACTTCGGCCATCCGTTATCGCTGTCTTTCGTCGGTGCGTACACCTTCGCCGGACTAGCCGGAGGGGCGCTGCGAGAATGGCGCAAAGCAGGCGTAATCCTCGGCTTTTTCGCTGCTACTGCCGTGACCGCGGCAAGTATGGGCGGACGAGATTACATCTGGCGCATGCTACTTGGGGTGGGAGTAGCCGGAATACTACTTGTTTTAACAGCCCGCGGCACCTGCTCTAAGATTTACCGGCTGTTGCCGCTCGCGGCCCGCGAGGAGACAGACCCGGCACCCACGTATTCTGCCCGTCTGCAGCAGTTAGCCGGACAGAGGCTAAGCGACCTTTGTGCCGTGTTTACCGAGCTGTCCGAGACGTTTAGCGAACCGGCACACGCAAGCCGCAGCCCCGACCAAACCGAGGCCGCACACAAACTCATGGAGCGCCTCGCTTGCGACGTGTGTGAAGAGTGCCAAGGCAAACAAATGTGCTGGGACAAAGAATTCTACAAGACTTATCAGGATATGCTTGGGCTCTTAGCGTTTACCGATGCGCACGGTCAGATTAGCATGGAGCACCTTCCCCCACACTTGCGACGACGATGTCAAAGGCCGCGTGAGCTAATTAGGTGCGTCAACTCGCTCGCGGAGTTGTGCCGGCAGGGGTTGTACTGGGAAAGGCGAGCCTCTGACACGCGCCGCTTAGTGGGCATACAGCTGCAGGGCGTCGCCAAGATTATGGCCGCTCTCTCGCGAGACCTTAACTTAAGTGTGGAATATCTGCGCGATATCGAGGAACGAATCATCCGTGAGCTGGCCGCACAGGGCATCTACTCCCCACAGGTAGAAGTAGTAAAGAGCCAAAACGGCAGAATAGGAGTATCTATTACCAAGCATGCCTGCGGCAACGGCGAGAATCACTGCGCTGCCGTCCTCGTGCCCTTGGTCACGAGCCTGGTGGGTAGGCAGGTGTCGCGCGAGGGAAGGTGCGCCTCATTGCAGCGCAAGACAAAGTGCTCCGTTCACTTGTCTACAGCGCATGTGCTGGCGACCGAGACGGGAATCGCGCAGCTGGCGGCCTCGCCTAAAATTTCGGGCGACAGCTACCGCGTTACGGAAATTATCGGCGGGAAACTAGCCCTTATGGTCAGTGACGGCATGGGCAACGGCCCTCTGGCGCATCAGGAGAGTCGCACAGTCGTTAATTTGCTAGAGCAGATGCTGCGCGCCGGTTTTGACAAAGAAGTTACCGTGCAGACCATAAACTCCGTTCTATCTCTTAGGTCACATGCGGAGACGTTTGCCACGCTAGATATGGCGTTAGTAGACCTTTACAACGGGAACGTGGAAGTCGTGAAGATTGGCGCCAGCTCATCGTACCTGCGCCGCGGCGACCGCGTCGAGGTGATTCGGGCAGACTCGTTGCCGGCCGGAATCTTGGCGAACATAGAGGTTGAGACTAGGAAACTGACCTTCCAACGCGGCGATATCTATGTCTTGGTGTCAGACGGCGTCCTGGAGGGGCAGCAAGGCATTGCTGACAAAGAAGAATGGCTCTGCCGCATTCTCAGGCAGGCCGCGCTGGAAAAAGCGCAAGACCTAGCGGAGTATATTCTCAACCGCGCCAAAAACAACCTTGGCGGCAGTATTCCCGACGATATGACGGTAGTCGTCTTGCGAGTCCTAGATAAGACAGTCAGTATACCTCTGGTCGGATGA
- the hydF gene encoding [FeFe] hydrogenase H-cluster maturation GTPase HydF, whose product MNKAPQAVRPHVVLVGRCNVGKSTLINALCEQSVALVSAHPGTTTDPVSKSMELLPYGPVVLVDTAGLDDETALGRERVKLTERALRKADLVLLVVETHALYPLEQEMLARLNKRGTHVLVVVNCHTEPSSETLIGSTAPVMAVNALSGQGVRALRERIAAALKSAVAEVPLVRDLLTGQGAVVLVTPIDKAAPQGRLILPQVQVLRDILDGGQIALVCRETELAAALARLSEPPELVITDSQVFSLVAQILPGDVPLTSFSLLMARYKGDLPVLVQGVRAIDGLQPQDRVLIVEGCTHHSQEDDIGRVKVPRLLERKAGGELRFTWAMGPNFTADIAAYRLVVHCGACMLNRREMLSRLEVAREAGVPIVNYGVLLAHFSGILQRSLAPLMSKKPSDTFFSPTSHTYNF is encoded by the coding sequence ATGAACAAGGCGCCGCAGGCGGTAAGGCCGCATGTTGTCCTTGTGGGTCGCTGCAACGTAGGCAAATCTACACTAATTAACGCGCTGTGCGAGCAGAGCGTGGCACTCGTATCGGCACACCCCGGCACTACCACCGACCCGGTGAGTAAATCCATGGAGTTGTTGCCCTACGGGCCGGTCGTGCTTGTAGACACGGCGGGGCTAGACGACGAGACAGCTCTCGGCAGAGAGCGGGTTAAACTCACGGAACGTGCGCTACGCAAAGCAGACTTAGTATTGTTAGTGGTAGAAACGCACGCGCTCTATCCTCTCGAACAAGAAATGCTGGCGCGCCTAAATAAACGCGGCACGCATGTCTTAGTGGTCGTAAACTGTCACACCGAACCAAGCAGCGAGACTCTAATCGGGAGCACCGCGCCTGTAATGGCGGTCAATGCCCTAAGCGGGCAAGGTGTGCGTGCGCTCAGGGAACGCATTGCGGCAGCACTCAAGAGCGCAGTCGCGGAAGTGCCGTTAGTGCGCGATTTGCTGACCGGCCAAGGTGCGGTAGTACTTGTCACCCCAATAGATAAAGCCGCGCCTCAGGGCAGGCTGATTCTCCCGCAGGTGCAAGTTTTGCGCGACATCCTAGACGGCGGCCAAATAGCGCTGGTCTGCCGCGAAACAGAACTAGCCGCAGCGCTAGCTCGCTTAAGTGAACCGCCGGAGCTGGTTATTACCGACAGCCAGGTCTTTTCTCTGGTGGCGCAAATCTTGCCTGGCGATGTCCCCCTAACCTCTTTTTCTCTCCTGATGGCCCGTTACAAAGGAGATTTGCCAGTCTTGGTGCAAGGAGTTCGCGCCATCGACGGCTTGCAGCCACAGGACCGCGTGTTAATTGTGGAGGGGTGTACTCACCATAGTCAGGAGGACGATATCGGCCGCGTTAAAGTCCCGCGGCTGCTTGAGCGCAAGGCCGGCGGCGAACTGCGCTTTACGTGGGCTATGGGCCCGAACTTTACCGCTGACATTGCCGCGTATCGGCTAGTCGTCCACTGCGGCGCCTGTATGCTAAACCGCCGCGAGATGCTGTCTCGGCTAGAGGTAGCAAGAGAAGCGGGGGTTCCCATCGTAAACTACGGGGTGTTACTGGCACATTTTAGCGGCATCCTGCAGCGCAGTTTGGCTCCGCTTATGTCAAAAAAGCCATCCGACACATTTTTCTCTCCCACCTCCCACACCTACAACTTCTAG
- the hydE gene encoding [FeFe] hydrogenase H-cluster radical SAM maturase HydE: MSSTLIERAENAGGELSVAEIAELLALAADSELELLWQAADTVRRREVGEEIWLRGLLEFSNVCRCNCLYCGLRRDNKELPRYRLTEEQILAAVARLGRLGIGTVVLQSGEDPFFTEERLVRLLQAIKKESKEHSFDMAITLSIGYRPKSELSAFKQAGADRFLIRHETANETLYGAFHPESALADRVRQLNDLRELGYEVGSGCLVGLPGQTVADLAADIALARELDVDMFGVGPFVPHPATPLAAALPGSTLMTYKMIAVARLVLRDVHIPVTTALSTLEEDGREKGWMRGANIVMPNATPAPYRAQYELYKNKRCIDDTLEHCRGCLGRRIGSVGRVIGQGRGTALRLLRKGAQA; this comes from the coding sequence ATGTCTAGTACACTAATCGAGCGTGCCGAGAATGCGGGCGGGGAACTTAGCGTTGCCGAAATCGCGGAGCTACTTGCTCTTGCCGCCGACAGTGAACTGGAGCTGCTCTGGCAAGCCGCAGACACGGTGCGTCGCCGGGAAGTTGGCGAGGAGATTTGGCTGCGCGGGTTGCTTGAGTTCTCGAACGTATGCCGCTGCAACTGCCTTTACTGCGGATTGCGCCGCGACAATAAGGAGCTGCCACGCTATCGCTTGACCGAGGAGCAAATCCTCGCAGCGGTTGCAAGGTTAGGGCGCCTCGGTATCGGCACGGTGGTCTTGCAGTCGGGTGAGGACCCTTTCTTTACTGAGGAGCGGCTAGTCCGGCTGCTGCAAGCCATAAAGAAGGAGTCTAAAGAGCACTCCTTCGATATGGCTATTACGTTAAGCATCGGCTATCGGCCTAAGTCTGAGCTTAGCGCCTTCAAGCAGGCGGGAGCAGACCGCTTTCTTATTCGCCATGAAACGGCTAATGAGACGCTCTACGGAGCGTTCCATCCGGAGTCCGCGCTTGCCGACCGCGTGCGGCAGTTAAACGACTTGCGCGAGCTTGGCTACGAAGTAGGCTCCGGCTGTCTCGTCGGTCTGCCCGGGCAGACTGTCGCAGACCTCGCGGCCGACATTGCCCTCGCGCGGGAACTTGACGTAGATATGTTTGGCGTAGGCCCGTTTGTTCCCCATCCTGCCACGCCTTTGGCCGCTGCCCTCCCCGGAAGTACCCTAATGACCTACAAAATGATTGCTGTAGCGCGCCTGGTGCTGCGCGACGTGCATATCCCGGTGACGACGGCGCTGTCTACCCTAGAAGAAGACGGCAGAGAAAAGGGGTGGATGCGCGGTGCGAACATCGTCATGCCTAACGCTACGCCCGCACCTTACCGGGCGCAATACGAGCTGTACAAGAACAAGCGCTGCATCGACGACACGCTCGAACACTGCCGCGGTTGCCTAGGCCGGCGCATCGGGAGCGTCGGGAGAGTTATCGGTCAAGGGCGGGGCACTGCGTTACGGCTCCTGCGGAAGGGGGCGCAAGCATGA